Within Bremerella sp. JC817, the genomic segment GGAAAGGGAAACAACGCGGGATGGCCATCGGTGGCGTCAGCCATCGACAGTTGACCACCTTCACGCGGCAGTTGGCCATTCTGCAAAATGCCGGTCTGCCGATTCTGCGAAGCCTGAAGATTCTCGAACAACAAGCCAAGCCTGGCCGTTTGAAGAACAGCCTGATGGATGTCTGCGAAGACATCGAATCGGGTGCCGGCCTTTCGGAAGCAATGGGCAAATGTCCGAAGTGCTTCAACCGACTGTACGTGAATATGATCCGTGCTGGTGAAGCGGGCGGTGCGTTGGAAGTCATTCTCCTGCGTCTGGCCGACTTCATGGAACGTGACGCCGACCTGCGACGTAAGGTCCAGGGTGCCATGATCTATCCGTGCGTGGTGATCACGGTGGCGGTCGGTATTTTGACGTTCATCATGATCAAGATCGTGCCGACGTTCCGCCAGATCTTCGAGGACTTCGAGCTCGACTTGCCCGCCATGACCGAGTTGCTGATCACCATCAGTAACGCTGTGGTCAACTACTGGTACTGCATCCCACTGATTCCGGTGGCGGTGTTCCTCTTCGTCAAGCTCTTAAGAAAATTCAAACATGGCCGCATGGGCTGGGACTTGTTCTTCTTGAACATTCCAATCTTCGGCGGCCTGGTCGAAAAGAACGTGTTGGCACGAACCACGCGTACATTGGGCACGCTTATCTCCTCTGGGGTTCCCATTTTGGAATGCCTCAACATCGCTCGCGATACCAGCGGTAACGCCATGTTCGAGCGGATGTACAACAACGTGTCGGAATCGGTGAAAGAAGGTGAATCGATCTTCAAACCGATGGAAGAGAATTGCAGGGCTCCCTTCCACCCCGTCGCCTTG encodes:
- a CDS encoding type II secretion system F family protein, giving the protein MPTYQFEAMDAQGQEIRDVIEAPTEDDAQATIRQMGYFVTRINEKKSREKTGAKGKGKQRGMAIGGVSHRQLTTFTRQLAILQNAGLPILRSLKILEQQAKPGRLKNSLMDVCEDIESGAGLSEAMGKCPKCFNRLYVNMIRAGEAGGALEVILLRLADFMERDADLRRKVQGAMIYPCVVITVAVGILTFIMIKIVPTFRQIFEDFELDLPAMTELLITISNAVVNYWYCIPLIPVAVFLFVKLLRKFKHGRMGWDLFFLNIPIFGGLVEKNVLARTTRTLGTLISSGVPILECLNIARDTSGNAMFERMYNNVSESVKEGESIFKPMEENCRAPFHPVALFLWVVFPVAPFVSFFFIPAMQPFAWQAVGVAGAIGAGWYFLTLKRRTVELFVTNMIDVGEETGELDTMLYKVADTYDEDVKVLTESLTKIMEPLLIVFLGLSVGFIVIALFLPLVDLIQNLS